ACTTCAATCAACACAAAACAACAGTAAAAGTTGTATGGTTAAGTTAAATCAGATTAAACAACCATACGCTTTGTGACAAGCGCACACAATTCCGGGTGGTTCCTGACGAAGTCTAGCCATTTGGGGAGGAGACAGATTTCGCGTCTATTATCCGTCAAGAACTTCAGTGCGAATTCAAACAACTTCGGTATGAAATGCAAATGAGACCAACCTAACATTTCGATGGCGTTGTTGATGTCCAATTTTTTCAGTAGCACGTCGATGCAGTCGCTTTTGAGGGTCTCGATGTCGTATTTATCCGCAGCCAGGTAGAGCGGTTGGGtgatgatttcttcttctatcttcGGTGCACTGCCCGAGTACAAGTGAATCAATAGCTGCCGGAAGACTTCCATTTTGATGTCGGTAATGGTCACCTGACGGGTTGTTGACTCCGAAATGCACGGCTGAAACATTGCAGCGAAGACGGGACTGCCAGCAGACAGAATCAAAATATGGGCACCGATCGTTTGTTCATTGATGAACTTGAACTGGACGTCGCAGCGATGTTGGTTGTTGAACATCTCTGTCAATCCGGTGATGATGTTTCGTTCACTTTTATTAGTCGAGCCGAAATCAACGCACAATAAAAGAACATCTCGTTGCTGATTCGTAGTGCCTACTGCTTTCCACTTGaaagaatcaatttttttcagtGGATAGTATGGTCTATAGATGGATCTGCTTTTAATCCAAATATGTATTGGGCTGGACATTTCAGATTTCAGCAATTTTAGAGGAtctgctgatttttttttcacaagtgTTTCTTTGTTTACTTCATACATCTGTTTTTGAACCAGTTGCATTTCTTCAACAACTTGACTGCTTTCGTTAAGCTGTGAATCATCACTTGTGGTGTTACCCCATGAAGTTTCTTTGACAAGGAGGGTATATTCATATTTGTTCTTGGATTTTCCTTTTGTGGAGTTTTCAATGTAAGATATGGTTATTTTTTGCCCCACCTGGGATCCACAAAGTTCAACTGGTTCAACTTTCTCAGAACTGCCtgtgaatttcaatttccagaTTATACTGAACAGTCCACGCCGCAATTCTTGAACGGATATGTCCGACATTCTAATgtagaatagaagaaaaattatacAAATATTCGAAACAACCTTTTAGTTCCTTTACCAAATGTGTGGAATGAAGTCTCTAGAGTCGAGACCCCCTTAAGTTCAATTAATATACCCTAAGAAAATACAAGTAATTTCAACTCTTCATGAAGTTTTAGAATTTACTTTGTCAAACTTTGTCACTTTCGAAATTTCCTCAGCTCATAACTTTGAGAGGAATTAGCATAAATGCACAACGTCAGTGCTCAATGCGTCACACTTACGGGTAACGCTGATTATGTTAAAAATGTTCAATTAGCACGAAAGGTGGCAGCACTGTGTTGAAACCATCTAGCGGCCGCTAGATAGTTCTAATTATGattttggatttaaaaaatagattccCAGTTTCCCACGGATTGCGATTGACGTGATAAATTTACAATGAACACTAACAGTCCAGCAACCAGCTCGACTTCACtgcatgagaaaaaaaatcatagatttcaaaagttcaaacgaaaaaaaatgccaATCAAATTTAACCATCACATTCATGGGGGACTTGTTCCAAGCCACTATCAATCGCTTGACATTCCTTGTGTGCGGGATCCGGGATGTATACACCCGTTATGCTAATTCCTTGTAAAAATACAACTGGTTGCtaataaaaagatgaaaacagGAAGAGCTATGCCGAGATTGAGAGATTCACGCAGCTTCTAGAAGTAAAGATTTGGGTCAGATCTCAGAGTAAAATTGCCCCCTAGCAAAACATATAAATAAGCGTCGACTGAAAGAAATAGTGGATTtaaatgttctttttcttcctcctccaaAAAAGAATTCCAGGACGTGAAAATTAGGACGAGAGTTCCACAATCCCATCACTCAAATAAAATTAGAGATCAGTTCAAAAATTCGGCCAGTGATGCAATCTTCTTTGCATAATTTCGATTCGTCATGcaaagttttaaaataaatttgccaGAGATATTCaaatcccgaaaaaaaaacaattggttGTTTATTGCCaagcatttcttttaaaaaaggctatatacaaaattataaaaaatttgcttattcgtgtgggtgtgtgtacgtaaaaaaaaatgagcaaAAATCCAGCAATGCGGATGTGAGCATAtaaaacttgtgtgtgtgtgtgtgatgtaaaaaaaaaaagcagccaATCACAAAAAAGATCAGCACATAAGCGCGTACTTGAGCCactgtaaaaatgaaaaattcaaattaataatgaaattcacaaaattaaatttgacaaaatttacCTCTGTGAGTGTGAGCTTGACACTTCCGTTCTGGAGCGGATCACGCTTATCAAAAGTTCCTGTCAAATcacaatcaaatgtttttACAATCAAAAATTCACGTCAATGAAATAGGAAACGAATTGTCTACCAAATGCCACGGTGAGGTGGAGGACGGCCGAAACGAAATCTCCGAATCTGAGGGTTCCATCTTTGCGCATGTGACGTAAAATGAGGGCCGAGAGAACGTCGTTATTCACTTGGAATCCGACGTCGTGAAGGGCGTCACGGAAGCGCTCGGCTCTCAGAATGCCCGTCTTCTCCTTCGTGTGCGATTTGAAAGCCGTTTGCCATTGTTTCAGACTGGCCATAAAGTCACGAAAGTCCGTCAGTTTCAGTCTACCCAGTCCAGACacctaaaacaaacaaacaaaattaaattcaatcAGTTTCGAATTAAATCGCCAAAAggcaaaattcaaatgattacATCAAAGACGAGGACGAGTTGCCGGCAAACGTCCAAATTTGCGCAGCTCTTGATGTAATCTATTAAAAGAAGTTGAAACACATGTGTATAAATTTCAATAGCAATGGAGCAAAGAGAGTAGCGTTACCATTGGGTAGACAAGCCTCGAGCAATTCGTGCAGCTCGAACGCGTTAACGGTGCGATGCTCATCGGCCAATTGGAGGAAGACGGCCTCGTATTGGGCCACGTTTTTACCGTCAGTAGTCTGCGTGCTGTAGCCGTTGATGACCGGAGGGGCTCGAATCAGAGTCGGTTTCATTTGACACGGCAACATATCCACCAATCTGTTTTGTCGTTTTGGGGTTGGGTTGGGTATGTTATAACGGGTTTTTATCATTTCCCAATGTTTCAATGCCAACGACTAATTAAGAATCGAATTTTTATACTTGAGCTTGATGGCCTGAGTGCTGTACACCCGCAAAGTGAAGGATCCTTCGTGACCCGCTTCGAAAGTTGTAGGAACGATCAAATAACCGCCTTGATCCAGTTGGGAGCGCTGACTCACCTGTGATGAACGCATACAACTCATTAGCATAAGGAGAGATAACcgaattttaatcaaattaaattgacTGACCTGTCGACTGTTGGTGTACTGCGAGTTGACGAGACTTTTGGTCTTTTTGAAGAAAGCTCGATTGATAAGGTCTGAGCCCGTCAACTTGGGCAGCGGATAAACCGAGAAGCCGATGACTTTCGGCTCGAGGACGCTGTGCTGGTTCAGCGATATGACAACCTCGTCGGCATCGCTGACAATCAGATGCAGTTGCGGATTAATGTGGAATGTCTCTGTATACGAGCGCACAGCCGCACACAATCAAAATGGGGAAATCAGTTGTCGTTATTTTTATCCTGTGCACACAAGTCTGCGGTCAAGTTGAATTACCGGAATTATTGCGGCAGCCGCCGGCGGTGACTCCACGTTGCCAACATC
This sequence is a window from Daphnia pulicaria isolate SC F1-1A chromosome 7, SC_F0-13Bv2, whole genome shotgun sequence. Protein-coding genes within it:
- the LOC124350700 gene encoding uncharacterized protein LOC124350700 gives rise to the protein MSDISVQELRRGLFSIIWKLKFTGSSEKVEPVELCGSQVGQKITISYIENSTKGKSKNKYEYTLLVKETSWGNTTSDDSQLNESSQVVEEMQLVQKQMYEVNKETLVKKKSADPLKLLKSEMSSPIHIWIKSRSIYRPYYPLKKIDSFKWKAVGTTNQQRDVLLLCVDFGSTNKSERNIITGLTEMFNNQHRCDVQFKFINEQTIGAHILILSAGSPVFAAMFQPCISESTTRQVTITDIKMEVFRQLLIHLYSGSAPKIEEEIITQPLYLAADKYDIETLKSDCIDVLLKKLDINNAIEMLGWSHLHFIPKLFEFALKFLTDNRREICLLPKWLDFVRNHPELCALVTKRMVV